In Serinus canaria isolate serCan28SL12 chromosome 4, serCan2020, whole genome shotgun sequence, the sequence attattttaaccactctttgtatttcatttccATACTTTTTCTTTGGTATGCTTTGAGAAAAGATTCTGCCAAAGACAGAAATGCTTTGAgcctgaaaaacatttttttgctgtgtATATGGAAGGCGGTGTTTTGCTTGGCTAAGCTTGTGAAATACATGGCACAACCTGCATGAAATATTTGAGGCTAAGGAGACACGAGCAactcttgaagaaaaaaaaaaaaagaaaagaaaaaaaagaattttcattcaGGGGTCTCATTTGTTTAGAGCCACACCCAGACAGAAGGTGCGGGGCAGAGCAAGGAAGAAGAGTTGATTTATGAacttgtaaaattaaaattattataaagtttaaaaaccccaaatcaaccCTCCAAAAAAGCTCAGACTCATGGCAAGGTTTCTACATAtgtgagaagaaattaaatcattAGTGTTTGATAAAAATTTTTGAGACTCCAGAAGTACCAGGGGTTGAGAGGAAAGCCCTGCCTCATATGCCCAGACTGTGGGGAAAGGGCTGGGTGGGCTTTTCCTGCCAAGAGGGGCAGTAGGGGGTGGAAGACTAATGGGGAGTTATCAGAAATGTAGGATCATTTAGAGGACCtgctggaagggatctctggagtTTTTCATTCTGACTTCCAGCTCCAAGCAGGGTCAACAGCAAGTCTCTACCTCCATGGGCTCCTGTCCGCCCTAGAAATGTCCACATGCCTCCCAAAAAAGGTGTGGAGAAGAGATGGCAGAAACAACTGAATCTGGCTCAATCTGCTCTTAAGCAGAACTCAAACCAGAGAAGGGCCTGATTTGCCCATTTCAGACTGGTGCTCCTTGGAGGTCACCGCATGAGGATGGGCTTGTGGGCAAAGCAGAGTTGTGGCCACTCGTGTGTCCCCATGCCTGTTCCTCCATGGCATGGTGCCCCAGGCTGCTTGGCCGTGTGTCTGGAATTGTTTAAGCTTGATTTCCACCCATTGtctctgccagtgctgaggTTTTGGCTGCAGGAAGAGGCTGTGATGGTGAGAACTACTCCAGGTGATGTGTTGTCATGCTGCCTGCCAGCCACAAGTTGGGTCAGGCGAGGGCAGCGGGTCATTGTTTGTGGCCAGATATTCCCAGGGGCCTGTGATAGCACACCAGAGCAAATCAAGGCAAAACTCCCACCTCTTGGATTTCCAAatcccagccacagccccatggAGGTGTGAGATGTgggcagaggaaagcagaggaggagctggggttACTGCAACACACAGCAGATGTAGGATATTAGCTGGCTCCTCGACAcggctcctgctgcagctggtgggCATCTTGCACTCTTGTTTGCTTCTTGGTCATTGCTTAATGCCTTGCCTGGCAGTTCTCCTGACATGCCTCCACCTGCAAGtgagcagcttctcctgcagcccctggcagagcagaCTGTGTCCCAGTTGGGGAAATTTCCCAGTGAGATGCTGGAGGGCCTGGCAGAGAGAACCAGGACTTGGGGGACCAGCTGGTCCCTGGAACAACCTGCTCTCTCCATCCAGATACCTTTCCACTTGTCAGGAGAGCCTTTATTTATCCAGAGCAGACAAAATTGTTAGGAAGGTAATAAAATAGGTGAGGTTCTGTGGGGACCTTGTGGGAtgctgcttgcttgcttttaacAAGGAGTAAGTTTTCCTTAAATTGGAAAGTGTCCTTTGAAGGTGCCCCGGGGTGCTGCACAGGGCAGTTTCTTTAGTTCAGAGGAAAGTGTGGGGATCTAATAGCTGTGGGACAGATGGGATCAGCAAAATGACAAGCTGATGTTTAGGGAAGTTTGCAAAGCCAGTGGTGGCATGGGACATCCCATTGCAGTGACCTTAATGTTTACAGCACAGGCTCcacaccagcagctcagccatgtTCTGTGTCTCTTCAatgccttttaattttgttgGTTGCTTGCAAGGGTTTGATAGAAAAAAGTGGTGTTTTGGAGGCAGACAAGAAGATTTATAGActcctaaatttaaaaaaaccaaacctgacACTGGTCAAAGTTTCTTGACACCACCATTCCTACCAGTCATCCATGCTGAGGCTGGAGCTAcagcctgtcctgcacagcctgctggTGTGGGGTCTTTACCCTGTAATATTTCTGGAAACTTCCAAGActtaattttcctcttctggTCTCCACAACCCTAGTGCAAAAAAAGGTTAGAAACTGCACTTCTAGCAGAGTCTTGGAGTCCAGATGATGTCCACAGTTGCTCCTATGTCTTCtcctttcaaacacatttttcctgtCACTGGAGCAAATCTTGGTGGAGGCAGAGATGTTGCAGTGGGATGAATGAGAGTAAAACCACCAAGAAGAGCTTGCAGGACAGGCTGATAGAGTCTGTTTGTGCTGGTTCCTCACAGGTTCCTCCCAGCTGAAGCAACTCCTCTAATCTGACTATCAGCCCTTCAAGTGTCCAGCCCAGTCTCTGTAGCTCATCTCCAGTTTGAGCTTTTATCATAACTAACAGGAGAAAGAATTCCTTTTGAATGGAAGAGACATTCTCCTTGTTAGACTCTGAAAGTGAAGCATGCACATGGCCCTGGTGCTTTTGCAGGACTTTAGGACTTGCAGGGCTCATTAAATCTTTTTAATTTGGCTGTATCCACGTGCCTGGTGCCCCATGCATGCCAGGCAGGCATCAACACACCAAAGCTTGGGCACCCTCCTGCAGGAAGGCCTGGGCttcagaaaagggaagaagggaagtgGGAAACTGAAAACCAGCCTCGGGGTGATAGTTTGACCTGCTTGATTAGGAGGATTTAAATAACCCATTAGGGAgctgtggaaacccagggcactgggaatatttctctgtctgctctggggtgccctgacccccaggggagcactgactttgaccctcattcatagagaaagtttcccagacttcaaggtagactggaatccacaaaagtgtgaaatagattctagagagcagtgtaggtgtatcacctggtgagaaatttagggtttgggatttttagtgtgttgtggatggcagcaagatggagggcacagggtgtctccctgggcttcttcttcatgcttcttcttccttcttcttggATTTGGATGGCATTTTGTAACTGAGCAGAAAAGTCCCCACTGGGGGCTTCCAGGGATCAGTTATtaggttaaaagggaaaataatccaggtgtcagttcttaattggacagtttactcttaaaagcccttgtaatcagagattgttggccattttgtgccttctaatgaaaagctgctgaactcatgtttgtgagactgttttactgataagaaataataaacacctgagtctgaacatgaacaactgtctcaagtgccttcaatccaaaCCCAGAGAATCCAAGGACTGGTACCTCAGCAGCTGAGACCCccacagggagcaggcaggagaaatTTGTTGGCCTCATGAAATGAGCAGCCACTGTTTCTAGAGCCatgcacaggagctgccaggccCAACAGAGGATGGGCCCAGGGGATGTTTTTGCTTAGGAGAGGGAAAATGCTGTGCAGCTGATCTCAGTGAGCTGAGCTGTGAGGGAAGGGCCCTACACCATGGCAGTAGAATGGTCAAACATCCCCAAGGATGTGCTTGTAGATGGTGTTTCCATCTGGTGCTGGGGACAGAAGGAACAAGCCCTGTGCCCTGAGGGATGTGGCTGTCAGGGCAATGAAACACCCAGCTGAGGTCAAATTTTAGCAGAGGAAGAACCCCAAGAGAGGTGAGAAAGGGAATTAAATAACTCCTGGTCCTGGACAGGGTGGGCAGTCCCCCTGACTCTGGGTGAACATTCTGTTGCCCAGCAACTATGAAGTTGCCAAGTAAACATTcccagaggctggagcagccacagggcctctctccagggctggagtAGCCACGGGGCTGCAGAGGCCAAGGAAGGTCtcaggaaagcagaggcaggaggcTCCCAGGGCTCATCCCTGCCTGGTGCCTCCCCAGTGAGCCCTCAGGGGTGAGGACAgcccctgagctgagctggcaaagaagcagtgctggcaggaccTGGGctctccctttgctgctggtggctggagCAATGGAGACCTGGAGCAAAAAGGAGATGTCAGCCCTTTTCCTCAGGATGTGCGAGGTCAAAGTCCCATCCTTCCTCAGGTGAGGGGGTTCTTCCACCAGCCTGCATCCTcttctcctgccttctccatccctctgtccctcacCGTGGGGAACCCCCATGCCTTATGTCCATCACTTCTGCCTCCTCTTGcacccccttccccagctctgttcctccCTGTAACACCTccttgctctgcctgctggggtggggaggggatgcCGTGCTGCAGATGGGCTCTGAGATGGTGTTGGGGGGCTCTGCCCCATCACCCTACCTGGGACACAGTCCAGCATCCAGAGCAATCCAACACCCTGCCAAGGAACTCAACTCAGCATGTAACCTCGAGGAAAACTCCTCCTGCAGGGAACTCAAAGAGACAGAGGAGGACTCCCAGTCTTCACTTATGCAGctcttgaagaaaaagaaagaagcccGAGAGATGGAAAAGGCCAtggcagagaaagaagaggtgAGAAAGATGGGTGGGTGCTGGCTCATGGCTGGGATGGTTTGTGGATTTTTGGAGGCTTTTTGGGAGGCAGGTGACAGATTTTGGGTGCAGGCAGCCATGTCACCCTCACTCTGGTGCTGCCAGGCCTTCAGGGAGAGGATGAAAGTCATTGCTGACCGGTGGAGGGACCTGCACGCCAAGAGGGCCCAGCTGAAAGCCCACGTGGAGAGATCTGGAAGCGCCGTGCAGGTACACCAGATCCTTGAGCTGCACCCCaactcctcccctcccctggggAAGAGGGTCTTgtgcctgcactgctgtggaGAATGGAGCTGTGAGGAACAGGACTGGCAGGGCACAAGGCTCTGTACCACAGATATGGGAAGCCCTGATAGGTCTTGGGTGGAAAAGAGCTTGTCCTGTACCAGTGAGatcctctgccagctccaaaTGTTCCCCAGGAAAGGTGCTAGCCTTGCCCCCACTGCTGATATCCAGATGTCTCCAGGGTGCAGATCCAAGCAGCTCTGAAATTCAGACTGCCATCCCAGGGACTGGTCTCCAGCACAAAAGGGTCAATGCAAGAGGGATGAAACAGGGAGAGGAAATgttcccagggtgctccagtGCTGGCCTGTCCTCTCTGAAGATCTGTCCTACCCCCGCTGATAAGTAATCCATCTCCATCTTaccctgccttccttccctctctctgtaTGTCcatgtgtgctgctgtgggaaaccATCAGAAATGTGAAGAGTTACGAATCCAAGCTCTGAAGgcagacagaaaacagagagaggagagcatGAAAATGGATGGTGAGCTTTTGAGAGCCAAGATGGAACTGGAAACCCTCAGAAAAAAACGCCGTAAACTCTGCAAAAAAGTGCAGAAGTACTCCATCTTCAAGAAATACCTGGAGGATGTGGTGGAGGTCTCACAGGTGAGTTTGGACATAAGTGAGACAGAACATGGCCTTGGGGAGAGCCGTAGATAAATGCTAAAACTAGAGAAGGTAGGGCAAGTCCAGGACATTGGACACTTGCTCAAACCCAGAGACCTCAGATGGGATGGAAAAACCAACCTGCAACCCAGGTgagccacagagagcagagttACAGTAGGAGAATCAGAACAGCAAGTGGAAGAttgagaaaagcaaagaaaaaccaTGAGAAGGGGGAAagctgagggctggggggatggGGACATCTTTGTGTCACTGTTTCAGGTCAGGTGAATTGTttgggagaaataaaaagttgcccagaaagtgtccccaggcaATTGCCAAAAAGCTGTGCTCTCTCTTGAGTATGTCAGGACACCACTCACATTCCAACCACCCCAGCTGAGGCCTCCCAAGTCCTGGGGATGTGGCTCTGGATGCTGCAGTTGTTCTTTGTGGTTTATCAGAGCACTGCTCACCTGGGAAAAGGTGCAGCACATCCCCTTGCTATGGCAGTGACAGCTGTGGGTGTGGCACAGTGAGAGGCCACCACACCTGGAATGCAGCAATGCCCAACAATCCACCTGGGAAGGACAGAATCCCAGAACAGTTagggctggggaaggtggggagCACTTTCAGGAGGGAGAGGCATTGGCCCAGGTAAGGGCAGGGTGCCAAATGACATGAGAGCTGCAAGCTGgtgagggaagggcagagagtCACTAACACCAGGAACCCTGTGCTGCAGTTTGAGGACATCTCAGAAGTCACTTCAGAGTACGTGTTGCTGGTGAGGACACGGAAGGACCTTCTGCAGTCACAACAGGGGCACAAGCAACTGACTGAGCAAGACAAGGTGTTCCTGGAGCAGtacaaagcacagaaagaagcTGAGATGCTTCAGTACAAAAatgagctggggcagctcaaACTACGTATTTATCAGGCTCAAAGTGACATCCCCCTCTGGGTAAGGAATtgtggggtgggcaggggaagATGTCTAAGCCTGGCTCTATCAAGACTGGCTAATGGCTCATCCTTCAGCTGCGGGGTCACAGCAGAATCCAGTAACAGTCTCTGGGATTGAAAGAGATTCCTAATTTCATCCCCCTTTCATGGAGAAGGAAGAATGGCAGACCAGTCTGGAGTATGGAACTCGGGGTCTCCAAGCCAGGGTCTCTGGTGCTGAAGCATGACCTTTGCTAGGGCATGTCCCCATGCTGCATGTGCCCTCTCCTTCCAGGAGGCTCACTGGGCTGACATTCAGGACAAGACCTCCAAGAAAATTGGGAAGCTGTGGACTATCAAGCTGGCCATCCACAACCTTTTCCAGTCCACCAACACGCGGCTGCAAGCGCAGTGGAATGTGCTGGAGCGTAACAGCTGCAGACAGCTGAACATGGTAAAGCCAAGCCAGAAGGAGGAGCCGTAATGAGTCTCCACTGCCCCAAGGGAGGGGAGAGCCCCCAGAGCCTACAGACACCTTCCTTTTCACTGGGGCTCTCTCAGGcatggggcaggagcagggcacaccAGGCAAACCTGACTCTTCTGAGGAGGTAGGGCAGGGTCCTTGCCTGGCAGAAGGAGTGGGAGCCAGGCAGGCTGAGGCAGGGGATGCAGGAGATGCAGATCAAGCCATGGCCAGCACTGGTTTTATTCACCCTTGCCCTGAACTCAGGCTCACCCACAAAAGTCCATTCTGGTGGTGCAGATCCAGCAAGGcaaatgcctttttcttctgctcagtTTGTCTGGTGACATTTGCCATCTGAAAGAGCCAACAGGCACCCCTGTGACTGTTGTTaccatccctgccctgagctctgccatctCTCTTTTCCACCCTAGATACAGCAGTTTATCCAAGACCTTAAAGACATCCAGCTCTATGCAGGAGATGCAGAAGCACCAGGGTTGCTACACCCCTGAAGACAAAAGGGACCAGGCAGCCTGACCTGTCCTGCCAGTGAAGGTTCAGTgggttgggaagggaaaggggaggacCAGAGAACCCTACAGATACCCTAGactaaaagaaataataaaggTGTCTCTTCATGTCCTGGGAGGATTGGGCACATCTGAGCAACTCCATCCCACAACTTCACCCCAGACACCATTGGGGGCCCTTCCTTAGAATTCTGGTTGCATGACAAAGTGTTCCTGCAAAGCTGGCAAGATTGtgagagcaggctgggacaggatgGTTTCCAACAGGGATCAGCACTAATGTTCACATTTGGACATCCCACTCAACCTAAGCTCTTAGATATTTGAGAGACATGTCACAACGAGGTGGGGAGACTGTGAAGAGCTTCAGAGAGTTCCCACCACCACACCCAGCACGTTCATGGATGTGGATTTCTCTGCACAGCCACATATTATGGACTAAAACTCACCTTACCCCCAAGATCTTAGGGAAAGTGTGGAGAATGGACATAGGTGACAGATGAACCAGCCAAAGCTGCTCATCACGTGTGCCACCAAGATGAATGCAAAACAAGAGGACTAGcagtggctctggggacacacTGTGGTGGTCAGTCAGGCTCCACAGTCTTTTGGGGAGAACCTTTTTATGCACCAAGGCTTCAATGACATAAGCTTACAGATTTTGAGGCAAGAGGCCTTTAATCACACGCTCTTGCTTCCTGCTCTTCTGTCCTGAGCtgagggaagaagaggaaataaaactcTCTGAAGCAGGGTAAAGGTTGCACAGGGCaatgcagaaatgctgtgtgtgatgctcagctgtccccaggcttTGGGTGAGATTTGGGAGGAGTAGGGCTGGAAATGGAGCATGGGAATGAGCTTAGAGGGCATGTCCCAAAACACCCACCACTCGTTCAGAGAGATGTTTCCATCTTCCTCATCCTCACTGGGGTGACTTGTTCAGAGGGATGTATCCACTTTCCTCATCCTCACGGTGGTGCAGTGTCCTTGTaattgctggggttttttaggtCATGGCCTAGGGATAATttggaagaattaaaaattggTGTTAAAAAAGCAGTTCCAGTTCTTCAGCGTAGTGAGCATGAGAGTGAGCATGCATCCCAAACTGTCTCTTTTTAGCCAGGCAGGTTCTGCCATCCACTTGGTTTGATCTTCCAAAAAAACAGGGTGTGAACTTTGATATTTCCACATTGTATGGCAAGAAATAACGTGTCTGTAACAGTTTTAATCCTGGGTATTACCTCTCCTCCAAACTTCAGAGATGTACTGATATACACGCCCTGCCTTCCCGCATGCGGGTGGgtaattaggaagaaaaaatcctctttgtGTGTTGGTA encodes:
- the LOC103826118 gene encoding coiled-coil domain-containing protein 42-like, with the protein product METWSKKEMSALFLRMCEVKVPSFLRELKETEEDSQSSLMQLLKKKKEAREMEKAMAEKEEAFRERMKVIADRWRDLHAKRAQLKAHVERSGSAVQKCEELRIQALKADRKQREESMKMDGELLRAKMELETLRKKRRKLCKKVQKYSIFKKYLEDVVEVSQFEDISEVTSEYVLLVRTRKDLLQSQQGHKQLTEQDKVFLEQYKAQKEAEMLQYKNELGQLKLRIYQAQSDIPLWEAHWADIQDKTSKKIGKLWTIKLAIHNLFQSTNTRLQAQWNVLERNSCRQLNMVKPSQKEEP